One genomic segment of Gammaproteobacteria bacterium includes these proteins:
- a CDS encoding GNAT family N-acetyltransferase, which yields MIESFPELTTERLHLTEIHDSDLGSVFELFSTPEVVKYYDLEVFQDVVQAENLLQLFHSRYQSASGIRWAIRLPQNGKLIGTCGFNSWNEAMRNASIGYDLMPEYWSKGFATEAVKGIVQAAFLGQLPCGSLHRIQADTMPGNQASEKVLLKLGFKEEGVRRDCLYIKGQYVNLKCFGLLKSEFRN from the coding sequence ATGATAGAGTCTTTTCCGGAATTGACCACGGAACGTTTGCATCTGACGGAAATCCACGATTCAGACCTTGGATCGGTATTTGAGCTTTTTTCTACGCCAGAGGTGGTCAAGTATTATGACTTAGAGGTCTTTCAGGATGTCGTGCAGGCTGAAAACCTGTTGCAGTTGTTTCACTCCCGTTACCAATCGGCGTCGGGAATTCGCTGGGCCATTCGGCTACCTCAGAACGGAAAACTCATAGGTACATGCGGATTCAACTCGTGGAATGAAGCTATGCGCAATGCCAGTATCGGATACGATCTAATGCCAGAATACTGGAGTAAGGGCTTTGCGACTGAGGCTGTAAAGGGAATAGTTCAAGCTGCATTTCTGGGGCAATTGCCTTGTGGGTCGTTGCACCGTATTCAGGCCGATACCATGCCCGGAAATCAGGCTTCAGAAAAAGTGTTGTTAAAGTTGGGTTTCAAGGAGGAGGGGGTTCGACGAGACTGTTTATATATTAAAGGCCAATACGTCAATCTAAAGTGCTTTGGGCTGTTGAAATCTGAATTCAGGAATTAA
- a CDS encoding VOC family protein produces MSVSALTKGVHHIGLTVFRLEDSAAFFTSILGWREVKRREDYPAIFVSDGSVMITLWHTKVEPFVVFDKNKNVGLHHLALTVASEENLMAVYARLMAHHVSIEFAPELLGQGPARHMMCYEPSGNRIEFIWPGTNG; encoded by the coding sequence ATGTCGGTTTCTGCTTTAACAAAGGGCGTTCATCACATTGGTTTGACGGTTTTCCGTTTGGAAGACAGTGCAGCGTTTTTTACCTCTATTCTCGGTTGGAGAGAGGTTAAGCGTAGAGAAGATTATCCCGCCATTTTTGTTAGTGACGGTTCCGTTATGATTACGTTGTGGCATACAAAAGTTGAACCTTTTGTAGTGTTTGATAAGAATAAAAATGTAGGGTTACATCATTTGGCCTTAACGGTGGCAAGCGAAGAGAATCTCATGGCCGTGTATGCACGTCTTATGGCGCATCACGTATCTATTGAGTTTGCCCCGGAGTTGTTGGGGCAAGGGCCTGCCCGGCATATGATGTGCTATGAACCCAGTGGTAACCGGATCGAGTTCATTTGGCCGGGGACAAACGGATAG